CAACGTGCATTGCTTACAATAGCTCCTATATTGATTTAAGTTTTGTCCATTATCAAAAAATTTCTGCTGATAGCCTTCCGAACCACTCTGTTGCAATTGTGGGGTGGGATGATTCAAAAAAGACCCAGGCAACTGTACTCGGTGCATGGCTTGTAAAAAACAGCTGGGGTACAGGCTGGGGCATTGAAGGTTATTTCTGGATTTCATATTTTGACAAATGGGCCGGGCATCATCCGGAAATGGGAGCTGTATCATTTTACAATGTTGAACCCATGGAGTATGATAATGTTTATTATCATGATTATCATGGGTGGAGAGATACCTTAACTTACATTTCAGAAGGATTTAATAAATTCTATTTAAAGGGAGATGAAGAACTTAGAGCAGTAAGTTTTTTCACAGCTGCAGATACAGTGAATTATGTTGCAAGGATTTATCTGAAATTTAATGGTACAAGCCTGCAGAATTTAGCTTCAGAGATTTCAGGCACTATTGATTTTTCAGGTTTTCACACTGTAGATCTGGACAGCAGTGTAAGCCTTGCCCAGGGTGCACCGTTCTATCTGTATCTGTATTTGTCAAAGGGAGGACATGCTATTGACAGGACTTCAAAAGTACCGGTTCTTCTCGGAGCAACTGCCACAGGTGAAAGTGTGGTTTCAAAAGCAAGCCCTGAACAGAGCTATGTTCTTGACGGATCAGAGTGGAAAGATTTGTACGATTTTTATCAGCCTGACAGTATTGCTTGGATTCATACTGCAAATCTCTGTATAAAAGGGCTTACTGTGGATGTGACACAGACAAGCGTAATGGACGGTTATTCAGGTATGCCGGAGGATTTTGTTCTGTACCAGAATTATCCTAATCCGTTTAACCCTTGTACTACAATCAGATATAAAATACAGAAAAGAGCTGAAGTTTTAATAAAAGTTTTTGATGTAAGCGGAAAAGAGATTATAACTCTGGTTAATGGTGTAGAGGATCCGGGAGAGAAATCAGTTCAGTGGCAGGGTATGGATAGTAATGGAAATCCTGTAACATCAGGTGTTTATATTTATCAGATTACAGCCGGCTCTCATGCTGAGGCAAAAAAGATGATTCTGGTGCGGTGACAGATATTAAGTATATAATAAAGTTAGTTATAATGTTTTTATCTGGTTTGTATTTATTGTAAAGATAAAGGTCCCTAATATAGGTTCTTTTGAGCTTTAGTTGGAAGTATTAGGTTAATTGTAAAATTAAAAACATATATTTACTATATTGGTGAAGGAAACGGTCGCGACTGTTCTTTCTTCTTGTTTGTTAATTTTAATTTTTTATTATTTCTGTAATATAAACTTCTTTGTTTTTTTTGGCTAATTTATTAATTCCCTTAAGATTGTGGGCAGGCACTTTTTTTATCCCGATTCTTACTATTATATTTTTTTTAAAAGAGAATCGGGATGGGAATGACAGCTTTAGTGTGCAGGTAAACTGTTTTTGTCTTGACTTTCCAATATAATTTAATTACAATGGTTGTAATCTTTTTTCTAAGAAGTAAAGAATGTTTTGGAGAAATTGAGAATACAGTGAAGTTTATCGAAAATGAAAATACAGAACTCAAAAAATCAACCGGCGAGTTAAAAAAAGGTATTATTTCCATTGCCGCTATTTTGAACAAACACGGAAAAGGCGAATTATACTTCGGGGTTAAAAACAACGGCAAACTTATCGGACAAAAGGTAAGCGAAAAAACTTTACGGGATATTTCGCAAGCAATAAGCAGCCATATAGAGCCAAAAATATTGACCGCTGGGGCTCTGGTTTGCAGCGCATAGACGCGAATGTAAAGAAAACAATATCCGCTATGGTTTTAAAACACTGAGCAGCGGATTTCTGGTAACCTTTTACCGCCCTGTGACGGATAAAGAAACTGCTGATGAGAAAACTGTGGGGAAAACTGTGGGGAAAATTTTAGAGGAGATTGAGCAAAATCCATCAATAACCCGCAAAGAACTAAGCGTTCAGACAGGGTTATCCGTTAGGGGGGTTGAATGGAATCTGAATAAACTTAAAAAAGAGGGAATTATCAAACGCATCGGGCCCGCAAAGGGCGGTCATTGGGAAATAACTGAAAATAATTATGATTGATAAAAGCTGCCTTCGGCTACGCTCAGGCAGCGGAAGAGATCGCTCGTTGAGCGAAGTCGAAACGAGCGACAATTAAGAAAAAAGTCAAGGGGAAATACGTTTCTTAACCAAAAGAAGGAGAGTTTAAAATGAAAAAATTAACACTAATTTTAGTTGTAATTGCTTTAAGTATTACAATATTTGCTTGCAGCGGAGGAAATTCTCAACAAAAAAATAAAGCAGCAGCAAAAAAAACAACTCAGAAAGCTGAAATTAAAAATACTGATGTTAAAAAAGAATTAATTGTTTCTCTTACAATCGGCGGAGAAGAATTAAAACTAAAAGAAGCCGGTATCAGAAATAATGCAATAACACCGGGGCAAAAAAGCAATGATTATACAATTGATGCAATTACGGCAGGAGAGGGCCAAAACACAGACGAAGTTGCATTCAGCCTGGATTTTACTGCAGCCGGGCCTGGCGAAGCAACACACCCGTACATGACATTAAAGACATACAAAATCAACAATGTTTCCGTCCAAATTGAAAAAATTGAAACAAAAAAAGGTACTTATGGCGGAACAAGAGTTACTTCAATAAAAGGTTCATTTAATGGGCAACTGAAGAAAAGAGGCGAAAATGGTTTTCCAACAGGAGACTTAATGAATTTCAGCGGAACTTTTGAGAAGTAACCCATAATAAAAAGAGCTCGGAAGATAGTAACGGATTGTTAAATACATAAATAAGCAAAGTAAATGATATGTTTTGTCTATATTACATCAGAAAATTTTCTGTTGCAGGAGTAAAATATTTGATACAATTTTTGTAAATTCTCAGGGGCGTGCAGAATTTTTTAAAAATTATTATTGACTTTAAATAAATTTATTTGTAAAATCAAAACAAGATGGAAAAACTGAATTTAAAAAATATAGATTTAAAAGTTAATAATGTAACTGCTTTTGCATGGTGGTGGCGCTGGATATTCTGCGCCCTCCTGTAATATTTCATAAATAATCAAGACCTTAAGGTGGGAGCTATAAAAATAGATTCCCGCCTTTTTTATTTTCAAAATCAACATGAAGCTGCGGGAATCACTCCCGCGGCTTTTTTTATTTTCGGAGGAAATTATGAGTATTAAAAAAGCAATTCAAAAAGTAGCGGAGCAGGAGCACCTTTCTGTGGCAGAAGCAAGGTCTGCTGCAGAGGAAATTATGAGCGGAACTGCCTGTGATGCTGAAATTGCCGGCCTTCTGATGGGGCTGAAACTTAAAGGAGAGACTGCAGAAGAGGTGGAAGGCTTTGCGCGTGTTATGCGGGAAAAGTCGACAAAAGTGGTATGCAGAAAAAACACTCTTGTAGATACCTGCGGTACAGGCGGAGACGGGCTGAATACTTTTAATGTGTCAACTGTTGCTGGAATTGTTGCTGCAGGTGCAGGATGCAGGGTTGCAAAACATGGCAACAGGTCTGTATCAAGCAGCTGCGGGAGCGCAGACATACTTCAATCCCTTGGTGTAAACATTGATATAAGCCCTGAAACAATGGCAGAAAGCATTGACCAGGCAAATTTCGGGTTCCTGTTTGCACCGAGACTTCACTCCGCAATGAAGTATGCAATGAATACACGGAAAGCTCTCGGAGTACGGACAATTTTTAATATGCTGGGGCCGGTCACAAATCCTGCAGGAGTAAAGCGGCAGCTTATAGGCGTGTATTCGGATGATATTGCTTTTGTTATTGCCGAGACCTTAAAGAAATTAGGGTCCGAACATGTGGTGATTGTGCACAGCAGAGATGGCCTTGATGAAATTTCTGTCTCATCATTGACAAATGTTGTTGAATTAAAAGACGGAGAAATATTCAGCAGGGAGATAAAACCCTCGGATTTTGGATTCAGCGATGCATCCCTTAATGATTTAAAGGGCGAAGGGCCGGAAAAGAATGCAGAGATTGCACTTTCAATCTTGAACGGAGAAAAAGGCGCAAGGAGGGATTTTGTTCTTATTAATGCAGGTGCTGTTATTTATGTATCAGGGCATGCGGAATCCGTAAGAGAAGGAATTTTAATGGCTGAAGACTCAATTGATTCAGGAAAAGCAATAAAGGTTCTCAATGATCTCAAAAAAATTACAAATACAAATCAGAGGTAACCAGTGTCAATTTTAGAGAAGATAGTACAGGTTAAAAGGGAAGATACTGTAAATAACAGAGAATATTATGACCTGTTGAAAAGAGATTTTGCATATAAAAAAGTTAAAAATACCGGTTTTTTTTACAGTTCTATTCAAAAACCGGGGTTAAGCATCATTGCGGAATACAAAAGAAGCTCTCCGTCTGAAGGAGTTATCTCACAGAAAAAATCTCCTGCACAGCAGGCTGGATATTACAGGACAGGAGGTGCGAGTGCAGTATCTGTACTGACAGACATGGCCTTTTTTAACGGGTCGAATGAGGATCTGCTGGCAGTAAAATCATCTGTATCACTCCCTGTTCTAAGAAAGGATTTTATTATTGATGAGGGACAGATATACGAATCATTTTTTCTTGGAGCTGATGCTGTACTTCTTATAGCGGAAATTCTTGATTATGAACAGCTAAAAGATTTTCTCCGCATAATAAATGAGGCGGGCATGGATGCACTTGTAGAGGTGATATCTGCAGGAGAACTTGATAAAGCATTAAAAGCGGGGGCACAGATAATAGGAATCAACAATAGAAATCTTGAAACTTTTGAGATAGACATGAATCTTGCTCTTTTCCTTAAAGATAAAGTGCCTGAGGGAATCCTGACTGTAAGTGAGAGCGGAATTACCGAAAAATGCCAATTTCAGGCTGTACGGGAAATGGGTTTTAACGGTGTCCTGATAGGGACTTCTCTCATGCGGTCTTCAAATCCTGCTGAATATCTTTTACATCTTTCAAGCCGGGAGGAATAATATCATGATGAGGTCTACGAGCGTACCAAGAGTAAAAATTTGTGGAATTACAAATCTTGAGGATGCAATGGAAGCAGTTTGTTTTGGTGCAGATGCTTTGGGGTTTGTATTTGCTCCCTCTCAGAGAAAAATAGATGTTTTAAAAGCGAGAGATATCATTCAGAAGCTTCCGCCGTTTGTAGCCAGTGTGGGTGTTTTTATGAACCAGAGTTTAGACTTTGTTAAAAAAACTGCGGCTGTTTCCGGCATTGATGCTGTGCAGCTTCACGGCGAAGAGGACGCAAATTTTATAAAAGATATTGAAATACCTGTAATTAAGAGAATAAAAATTTTAGATACGGATACAGTAGGGAAAGTAAAGGATACTGCGGCCAGGATAAAAGTTGCAGGTTATATTCTGGACCCCGGATGCGGTGACGGAGATCAGTTTAAGTGGTTGAATTTCAGAGAACTGCCGAAACAGTATCCAATAATTATTGCCGGAGGATTGACTCCGGAAAATGTTAAAAAAGCTGTAAATATTATAAAACCTTTCGGGGTTGATGTCTCTTCAGGAGTTGAAAAATCCTTGGGCATTAAGGATCATGAAAAAATAAAAAAGTTCATAATGGAGGCGAAATGCAGTTTGATGTAGATGAAAAAGGAAGATGGGGCGGTTTCGGAGGCATGTATGTACCTGAAACAGTGATGGGTGCTCTTCAGGAACTCTCTCTGTTCTATTCAAAATGTTTAAAAGATTCTGTCTTTAAAAACAGGCTGGATGAGTTGCTTAAAGATTATGTAGGCAGGCCCACGCCTCTGTATTTTGCAGGTAATTTAACTGATTTTGCAGGAGGCGCGAAAATTTTTCTCAAAAGAGAAGATCTTGCTCATACCGGAGCTCATAAAATCAACAACAGCATGGGACAGGTACTGCTTGCAAAAGAGATGGGAAAGAGCCGTGTTATTGCTGAGACAGGAGCAGGCCAGCATGGTGTCGCGACAGCAACCGCGTGTGCACTTTTTGGAATAGATTGTACAGTTTACATGGGCGAGGAAGATGTGATAAGGCAGCAATCTAATGTGATGAGAATGAAGATGTTGGGATCTGAAGTCAGAGTCGTTGAGAGCGGATCAAAGACTTTGAAAGATGCAGTTAATGAAGCAATGAGAGACTGGGTTGCAAATGTGGAATCAACCTACTACTGCATCGGATCTGTAGTCGGCCCGCATCCCTATCCTCTCATTGTCGGAGATTTTCAGTCTGTTATCGGTAAGGAGGCAAGGGAGCAGATACTCAATGCTGAGGGCAGCCTGCCTGATGAACTGATTGCGTGTGTGGGGGGAGGGAGCAATGCTGCAGGATTTTTCAACGCCTTTCTCAATGATGATGTTCCTTTAACAGGTGTGGAGGCCGGAGGATACGGTTCAGGGCCGGGGGAACATGGGGCATCCCTGTGCCTCGGAAGTGTGGGAGTGCTTCACGGTGCAAAGACCTATATTCTGCAGAATGATGACGGCCAGATAATCGAATCTCACTCTGTTTCAGCAGGCCTTGATTACCCCGGAGTGGGCCCGGAACATGCTTATTTAAAAGATACGGGAAGGGCAAAGTACTGTTTTGTAAGAGACCGTGAGGCTGTTGATGCTGCGGTTTTAACCACAAGGAAAGAGGGGATTCTGCCTGCGCTGGAGAGCAGCCATGCTCTCGCCTATGCCTTTAAGAGAGCAGGGCAGATGGAGAAAGATCAAACTATTATTGTCAATCTTTCCGGCAGAGGAGACAAGGATCTTAATACTCTTGAGGGATTAATATGAAAATAAAAGAAAAATTTGAATCTTTGAAAGAGAAGAACGAAGCTGCACTAATCTGCTTTTATACTGCAGGATTCCCTGATTTTAGTACATCAATGAGAAATATTCGGGTTCTTGCGGAAAATGGTGCAGACATAATTGAAGTCGGAATCCCGTTTTCTGATCCGATTGCAGACGGAGTCGTAATTCAGAAAGCTTCGGTTCAGGCTCTGAAAAACCGGATAAGCCTGATGAAAATTATAGAAGGTATTTCAAAATTGAATATTACGGTGCCTGTGGTTTTTATGAGCTACCTTAATCCGGTTTTAAAATTTTCTTTAAAGGAATTTTTCAAGCATGCTGAAGAATCGGGAATTGCAGGCATAATCTTCCCTGACCTGCCTGCTGAAGAGTCGGAAGAAATACGTTTTTTTGCTGATGAGAGGGATATTGATACAATTTTTCTTGTATCGCCCGCATCATCCGCAGAAAGAATAAAAATGAACGCTACGATCTCCAGGGGATTTATTTACTGTGTTAGTGTTTCCGGTGTTACTGGAATGCGTTCAAGCCTGTCAGAGCAGGCCCGTCCTTTAATACGCAGAGTATCACAAGTAACAGATACACCTGCTGCATTGGGATTTGGGATTTCCACTCCAGTGCATGTAAGAGAAGCATCGGGAATTGCTGATGGAGTAATTGTGGGTTCTAAAATTATTGACGAAGTCATGAATGGCGGTGACCTGAAATTATTGGTCAGGGAGCTTAAAGATGCAACTATTCGATAAACAGGAGGTTAATGTTGGTAAATTTTAAAATAAATTTGCCGTTTATCCTGGATTTGGAAACCTCTTTTGATCCGCTTCTTATTTTTAAGAATTTGTATTCAGAGGATGATTACGCTGTTTTGTACGAATCCATGGATTCCCTCGGCGCAAGGGGCAGGTTTTCATTTATTGCAGGAAACCCTGTGATGGTTCTTCAATCCGCAGATAACGGGACAATTGTCAGATCAAAGGAAGGTTCCTCTTTTGAAAAGGAAGAAACATTTTCACTTTTGCGCAGCATTGTAAAATCCGGTCCTGATGTTCGTGGAGAAGAGCCGTTTTTGGGAGGAGCTCTCGGATACATCGGTTACAATGCAGCAGGGAAATTTGATAAGATCAATACGTCAAACTCCAAAATTAAAGAATTTCCCGATATTCTTTTTTTAATTCCCGGCGATATTATAGTTGTGGATCATGTCAGAAAAACCGGTAAAATAGTTGTTTACGGAGAAAACAGGAGAGAAAGAGCTGAAAAAATAAGGCAGAGACTTGTCCTTCTGCCCGGGAAAAAGGAAAACAAGCTTAATGAAGGTTTTCAACAAACCGGCCTGCCTGATTTTAAGGCAAATACGACCAGAGATGAATTCTGTGAGATGGCAAAAAAGGCAAAAGAGTACATTATTGCAGGTGACATTTTCCAGGTTGTAATATCACAGCAATTTGAGTTTGAGCTGAAAACATCCCCTTTAACACTCTATAATGCGCTGCGTTTTACTAATCCCGCACCTTATCTTTACTTCCTTAAACTTAAAGATTTTACAGTTCTGGGGTCCTCTCCTGAGATGCTTGTGGAAATTAGAAACGGTATTGCAACAACGAGGCCGCTTGCAGGAACGAGGCCGAGGGGAAATAACCCGGAAGAAGATAAAAAGATGAAAATGCAGCTTATGCTGGATGAAAAAGAGAAAGCTGAGCATATAATGCTTGTCGATCTGGCCAGGAATGATCTCGGAAGGGTCTGTGTTCCCGGTACGGTTAGAGTGGACAGCCTTCTTAAAGTAGAAAAATTTTCCAAAGTTATGCATCTTGTTTCAAATGTTACAGGGCAGGTTAAAAATGATACAGACAGCTTTGATGTTGTTAAGGCATGCTTTCCTGCAGGTACTGTTTCGGGCGCTCCGAAAATCAGAGCTATGGAGATTATTGATGAGCTGGAAAAAGCTGACAGAGGAGTTTATGCAGGTGCAATAGGTTATTTTGGCTTTGACGGAAACAGCGAGACCTGCATAGGTATCCGCATGATAGTATTAAAAGGAGATAAGGGTGTTGTACAGGCAGGAGCAGGTATTGTTGCTGATTCTGTTCCTGAACGGGAGTATGACGAAACAATTAATAAGGCAAGGGCTGTTCTGCAGGCCGCGGCTCTTGCAGGGAGTAAAAATGATTTTAGTGATTGATAACTACGATTCTTTCGTGTTTAATTTAGTCCAGTACATTGAGGAGCTGGGGCATATAACTCTGGTAAAAAGGAATGATGAGATAAGTATTGATGATATAGCGGCTCTTAAACCTTCGGCAATAATTATTTCTCCCGGACCGCGGACTCCTGCAGAGGCCGGAATTTCAATAGAGGCTGTACGTGCGTTTTCCG
This genomic window from bacterium contains:
- a CDS encoding phosphoribosylanthranilate isomerase, giving the protein MMRSTSVPRVKICGITNLEDAMEAVCFGADALGFVFAPSQRKIDVLKARDIIQKLPPFVASVGVFMNQSLDFVKKTAAVSGIDAVQLHGEEDANFIKDIEIPVIKRIKILDTDTVGKVKDTAARIKVAGYILDPGCGDGDQFKWLNFRELPKQYPIIIAGGLTPENVKKAVNIIKPFGVDVSSGVEKSLGIKDHEKIKKFIMEAKCSLM
- a CDS encoding anthranilate synthase component I family protein, which translates into the protein MLVNFKINLPFILDLETSFDPLLIFKNLYSEDDYAVLYESMDSLGARGRFSFIAGNPVMVLQSADNGTIVRSKEGSSFEKEETFSLLRSIVKSGPDVRGEEPFLGGALGYIGYNAAGKFDKINTSNSKIKEFPDILFLIPGDIIVVDHVRKTGKIVVYGENRRERAEKIRQRLVLLPGKKENKLNEGFQQTGLPDFKANTTRDEFCEMAKKAKEYIIAGDIFQVVISQQFEFELKTSPLTLYNALRFTNPAPYLYFLKLKDFTVLGSSPEMLVEIRNGIATTRPLAGTRPRGNNPEEDKKMKMQLMLDEKEKAEHIMLVDLARNDLGRVCVPGTVRVDSLLKVEKFSKVMHLVSNVTGQVKNDTDSFDVVKACFPAGTVSGAPKIRAMEIIDELEKADRGVYAGAIGYFGFDGNSETCIGIRMIVLKGDKGVVQAGAGIVADSVPEREYDETINKARAVLQAAALAGSKNDFSD
- a CDS encoding T9SS type A sorting domain-containing protein; protein product: TCIAYNSSYIDLSFVHYQKISADSLPNHSVAIVGWDDSKKTQATVLGAWLVKNSWGTGWGIEGYFWISYFDKWAGHHPEMGAVSFYNVEPMEYDNVYYHDYHGWRDTLTYISEGFNKFYLKGDEELRAVSFFTAADTVNYVARIYLKFNGTSLQNLASEISGTIDFSGFHTVDLDSSVSLAQGAPFYLYLYLSKGGHAIDRTSKVPVLLGATATGESVVSKASPEQSYVLDGSEWKDLYDFYQPDSIAWIHTANLCIKGLTVDVTQTSVMDGYSGMPEDFVLYQNYPNPFNPCTTIRYKIQKRAEVLIKVFDVSGKEIITLVNGVEDPGEKSVQWQGMDSNGNPVTSGVYIYQITAGSHAEAKKMILVR
- a CDS encoding winged helix-turn-helix domain-containing protein, with amino-acid sequence MGLWFAAHRRECKENNIRYGFKTLSSGFLVTFYRPVTDKETADEKTVGKTVGKILEEIEQNPSITRKELSVQTGLSVRGVEWNLNKLKKEGIIKRIGPAKGGHWEITENNYD
- the trpB gene encoding tryptophan synthase subunit beta, whose amino-acid sequence is MQFDVDEKGRWGGFGGMYVPETVMGALQELSLFYSKCLKDSVFKNRLDELLKDYVGRPTPLYFAGNLTDFAGGAKIFLKREDLAHTGAHKINNSMGQVLLAKEMGKSRVIAETGAGQHGVATATACALFGIDCTVYMGEEDVIRQQSNVMRMKMLGSEVRVVESGSKTLKDAVNEAMRDWVANVESTYYCIGSVVGPHPYPLIVGDFQSVIGKEAREQILNAEGSLPDELIACVGGGSNAAGFFNAFLNDDVPLTGVEAGGYGSGPGEHGASLCLGSVGVLHGAKTYILQNDDGQIIESHSVSAGLDYPGVGPEHAYLKDTGRAKYCFVRDREAVDAAVLTTRKEGILPALESSHALAYAFKRAGQMEKDQTIIVNLSGRGDKDLNTLEGLI
- the trpD gene encoding anthranilate phosphoribosyltransferase: MMSIKKAIQKVAEQEHLSVAEARSAAEEIMSGTACDAEIAGLLMGLKLKGETAEEVEGFARVMREKSTKVVCRKNTLVDTCGTGGDGLNTFNVSTVAGIVAAGAGCRVAKHGNRSVSSSCGSADILQSLGVNIDISPETMAESIDQANFGFLFAPRLHSAMKYAMNTRKALGVRTIFNMLGPVTNPAGVKRQLIGVYSDDIAFVIAETLKKLGSEHVVIVHSRDGLDEISVSSLTNVVELKDGEIFSREIKPSDFGFSDASLNDLKGEGPEKNAEIALSILNGEKGARRDFVLINAGAVIYVSGHAESVREGILMAEDSIDSGKAIKVLNDLKKITNTNQR
- the trpC gene encoding indole-3-glycerol phosphate synthase TrpC, which codes for MSILEKIVQVKREDTVNNREYYDLLKRDFAYKKVKNTGFFYSSIQKPGLSIIAEYKRSSPSEGVISQKKSPAQQAGYYRTGGASAVSVLTDMAFFNGSNEDLLAVKSSVSLPVLRKDFIIDEGQIYESFFLGADAVLLIAEILDYEQLKDFLRIINEAGMDALVEVISAGELDKALKAGAQIIGINNRNLETFEIDMNLALFLKDKVPEGILTVSESGITEKCQFQAVREMGFNGVLIGTSLMRSSNPAEYLLHLSSREE
- the trpA gene encoding tryptophan synthase subunit alpha, with product MKIKEKFESLKEKNEAALICFYTAGFPDFSTSMRNIRVLAENGADIIEVGIPFSDPIADGVVIQKASVQALKNRISLMKIIEGISKLNITVPVVFMSYLNPVLKFSLKEFFKHAEESGIAGIIFPDLPAEESEEIRFFADERDIDTIFLVSPASSAERIKMNATISRGFIYCVSVSGVTGMRSSLSEQARPLIRRVSQVTDTPAALGFGISTPVHVREASGIADGVIVGSKIIDEVMNGGDLKLLVRELKDATIR
- a CDS encoding ATP-binding protein — its product is MVVIFFLRSKECFGEIENTVKFIENENTELKKSTGELKKGIISIAAILNKHGKGELYFGVKNNGKLIGQKVSEKTLRDISQAISSHIEPKILTAGALVCSA